The following proteins are encoded in a genomic region of Populus trichocarpa isolate Nisqually-1 chromosome 13, P.trichocarpa_v4.1, whole genome shotgun sequence:
- the LOC7474632 gene encoding hypothetical protein At1g04090 gives MFGGYCECFCWSNQDFYDDDFYLPDPQPFSLPAPLPIWPQGQGFAAGRINLGEIEVAKITKFESVWSCGLLRGKSKGVSFYRPVGIPEGFHCLGYYCQSNDQPLRGYVLVGCDSNAHKPEVGHIHDSEVDSPLRKPLNYSLIWGSNSEKNGGGGYFWLPNPPEGYKAMGIVVTKNPEEPKVEEVRCVRADLTERCETSDQIISSDSKSSNPFEVWNTRPHRRGMFAKGVSVGTFYCNAYLSSDEVLIDIACLKNLDHSQPAMPNLDQVHALIKHYGPTVFFHPDEDCLPSSVQWFFKNGALLYQDCGQKCEPIDLRGSNLPSGGENDGEFWIDLPVDDAARNDVIAGDLESAELYVHAKPAFGGTFTDIAMWIFCPFNGPATLKIGLMTIPMTKIGQHVGDWEHYTLRVSNFTGELWQVFFSEHSGGRWVDASDLEFIEGNRPVVYSSKHGHASFPHPGTYLQGSTKLGIGVRNDVARSKYYVDSSLKYQLVAAEYLGDGVVTEPCWLQYMREWGPTIVYDSRSEIDKILDHLPFFVRFSVENLVDLFPTELYGEEGPSGPKEKYNWVGDEIC, from the exons ATGTTTGGTGGGTACTGTGAGTGCTTTTGTTGGAGCAACCAAGATTTTTATGATGATGATTTCTACTTGCCAGACCCTCAACCTTTCTCTTTGCCTGCACCTCTTCCTATATGGCCTCAAG GTCAAGGATTCGCTGCTGGAAGAATAAATTTAGGAGAAATAGAAGTCGCCAAGATTACCAAATTTGAGAGTGTTTGGAGCTGTGGTCTACTACGTGGAAAATCAAAAGGGGTATCATTTTATCGGCCTGTTGGGATCCCTGAAGGTTTTCACTGCCTTGGTTACTATTGTCAGTCCAATGACCAGCCTCTGAGAGGATACGTTCTTGTAGGTTGTGACTCCAATGCCCACAAGCCTGAAGTTGGCCATATCCATGACTCAGAGGTAGACTCTCCTCTTAGAAAGCCGCTTAACTACTCCTTGATTTGGGGTTCGAATTCAGAGAagaatggtggtggtggttacTTTTGGCTGCCAAATCCCCCAGAAGGTTACAAGGCTATGGGCATTGTGGTCACTAAAAATCCAGAGGAGCCTAAAGTTGAAGAAGTTAGATGTGTTCGAGCTGATCTTACTGAAAGATGTGAAACCAGCGATCAAATAATTTCCTCGGATTCAAAATCTTCCAATCCGTTTGAGGTCTGGAACACAAGACCCCACAGAAGGGGAATGTTTGCTAAAGGTGTTTCTGTTGGGACATTCTACTGCAATGCTTACTTGAGTTCTGATGAGGTACTAATAGATATTGCATGCTTGAAGAATCTTGACCACTCTCAGCCTGCAATGCCAAATCTGGACCAGGTTCATGCACTAATTAAGCATTATGGCCCTACTGTGTTTTTCCATCCGGACGAAGATTGCTTGCCCTCGTCAGTGCAATGGTTCTTCAAAAATGGAGCTCTTCTGTACCAAGATTGCGGGCAGAAGTGTGAACCTATTGATCTTAGGGGCTCAAACTTGCCCAGTGGAGGGGAAAATGATGGTGAATTTTGGATAGATTTGCCAGTTGATGATGCTGCCAGAAATGATGTCATAGCCGGAGATTTAGAGAGTGCTGAGCTTTATGTTCATGCAAAGCCAGCATTTGGGGGGACTTTTACTGACATTGCTATGTGGATATTTTGTCCTTTCAATGGACCAGCCACCCTTAAAATTGGTCTTATGACTATACCAATGACCAAGATAGGACAACATGTGGGTGACTGGGAGCACTACACCCTTCGTGTAAGCAACTTCACTGGAGAACTATGGCAAGTCTTCTTCTCAGAACACAGTGGGGGTCGATGGGTGGATGCTTCAGATTTGGAATTCATTGAAGGTAACAGGCCAGTTGTTTACTCCTCAAAACATGGTCATGCTAGTTTCCCACACCCTGGGACTTACCTTCAAGGATCAACAAAGCTTGGAATTGGAGTGAGAAATGATGTTGCTCGGAGCAAATATTATGTGGATTCGAGCTTAAAGTATCAACTTGTTGCAGCTGAATATCTTGGCGATGGAGTTGTTACAGAACCATGCTGGTTGCAGTATATGAGAGAATGGGGCCCAACCATTGTGTATGATTCGCGATCTGAAATAGATAAGATACTTGATCATCTCCCATTTTTTGTTCGATTTTCAGTGGAGAACCTCGTTGACTTGTTTCCAACAGAGCTTTATGGCGAGGAGGGGCCATCTGGACCGAAGGAAAAATATAACTGGGTGGGAGATGAAATATGCTAG
- the LOC7487712 gene encoding uncharacterized protein LOC7487712, translating into MTYNAHPFQLLEINVISGQDLAPVSKSMRTYAIVWVHPGRKLSTKVDQNGHTNPQWNEKFVFRVDDTFINAENSSIMIEVYAAAWLRDVQIGSVNVLISNLFPSHNNNNKMRFVALQVRRPSGRPQGILNLGVQLLDTTMRSMPLYTELSVSAVGFDDLIDAKTIGQSLEEKSAKLRRTQSDQTDQTISDKSGIKESGVRSLGGSLINSSVVKRDNGNGNGNGNGNGNGNGNGANGSMINGSLCSDVGPSASVVAAAIAKGLIKTPANAVQHDTDGARSSVVEDWTENDSIEGLRTKLERWRTELPPIHDSDLRKMQSKSRRKKHRRRTEGGGLFTCFGFGCEISITWGGRNNKKKNGNGKVCHLSSVDSQSYL; encoded by the coding sequence ATGACTTATAATGCGCATCCTTTTCAGCTTTTAGAAATCAATGTTATATCAGGCCAAGATCTGGCTCCTGTATCCAAATCTATGCGTACCTATGCAATAGTTTGGGTGCATCCAGGAAGGAAACTGTCTACCAAGGTTGACCAAAATGGCCACACCAATCCTCAATGGAATGAAAAGTTTGTGTTCCGCGTTGATGACACATTCATAAATGCTGAAAACTCTTCTATCATGATTGAAGTCTACGCTGCAGCATGGCTACGCGATGTTCAGATTGGATCTGTAAATGTTCTGATAAGCAACTTGTTTCCTTcccataacaacaacaacaaaatgcgCTTCGTTGCGCTTCAGGTTCGTCGCCCATCAGGACGGCCTCAAGGTATCCTCAACTTGGGGGTGCAGCTGCTGGACACTACAATGCGCAGCATGCCTTTATACACTGAACTTAGTGTGTCAGCAGTAGGCTTCGATGACCTCATTGATGCGAAAACCATCGGTCAAAGCCTTGAAGAAAAGAGTGCAAAGTTGCGTCGCACGCAGAGTGACCAAACTGACCAGACCATCTCTGATAAATCTGGCATAAAAGAGAGTGGTGTCAGGTCACTTGGTGGCTCGTTGATTAATTCTTCGGTGGTGAAACGAGATAATGGCAATGGCAATGGCAATGGCAATGgcaatggaaatggaaatggaaatggcGCCAATGGTAGCATGATCAATGGATCACTTTGCTCTGATGTGGGGCCTTCCGCATCTGTTGTAGCAGCAGCAATTGCTAAAGGATTGATTAAAACACCAGCAAATGCTGTTCAACACGATACAGATGGCGCAAGGAGCTCAGTTGTTGAGGATTGGACCGAAAATGATAGTATCGAAGGCCTAAGAACAAAACTCGAGAGATGGAGAACTGAACTTCCTCCAATTCATGATAGTGATCTTCGAAAGATGCAATCGAAAAGTAGACGTAAGAAGCATAGACGGAGGACAGAAGGTGGGGGGTTGTTTACATGTTTCGGTTTCGGATGTGAAATTTCCATTACTTGGGGTGGGCGtaataacaagaagaagaatggcAATGGCAAAGTCTGCCATCTTAGCTCTGTGGACAGTCAATCATATTTATGA
- the LOC112323858 gene encoding zinc-finger homeodomain protein 3-like: MANADSKSRPPNEESRTITEYRECWRNHAMLTGGSAVDGCGEFTPKGDQGTKEAFICEACGCHRNFHRKQLIKNGIIILDTHLSPPPCRLYGASMWVEKNASGFHPLSSLPLTSPPPSCYLRTSVSDQESLVYVPPPPPPPRKPEKKTKARKGPKRGTLMHNKK; this comes from the coding sequence ATGGCTAATGCTGATTCAAAATCCAGGCCACCCAATGAAGAATCAAGAACAATCACCGAGTATAGAGAGTGTTGGCGTAACCATGCCATGTTGACTGGTGGCTCTGCTGTTGATGGTTGTGGAGAGTTCACTCCGAAAGGTGATCAAGGTACTAAAGAAGCTTTCATCTGTGAAGCTTGTGGTTGTCATAGAAATTTTCATAGAAAACAGTTGATCAAGAATGGTATAATCATTCTTGATACTCACCTTTCACCTCCTCCATGTAGACTATATGGTGCTTCTATGTGGGTAGAAAAGAATGCTTCAGGGTTTCATCCATTGTCTTCCCTTCCACTCACTTCACCTCCTCCTTCCTGTTATCTACGTACCTCAGTCAGTGATCAAGAGTCTCTGGTCTACGtaccgcctcctcctcctcctccacgcAAGCCTGAGAAGAAAACGAAGGCAAGAAAAGGGCCTAAAAGAGGCACCTTAATGCACAACAAGAAATGA
- the LOC7487714 gene encoding protein CHROMATIN REMODELING 20-like, with protein MEDKHEEVEDIESGLSDSFIDDDDEDSNNDDDNEPSTSGQDDGTRIQEPLTDQEVEELVAEFLEVESKAAEAQEALEKESLAKVESDVREELARSLQGDDLEAAVEDEMATFREEWENVLDELETESYHLLEQLDGTGIELPNLYKWIESQAPNSCCTEAWKRRAHWVGTQMTKETTDTVADAEKYLQIHRPVRRKHGKLLEEGASGFLQKKLAMDGSEAIAENREVDWASMKKLFSTSSSEDVASFGSKHWASVYLANTPQEAALMGLKFPGVNEVEEIEDIDGNSTDPFVAEAIANEKELVLSEEQRKNYRKVKEEDDAKIDQKLQLRLKQRRRLKRCKQGVSSVVQEMGTNMAESLPLDDNHHEVTCQDLKKDVCENSGDLDMEQLMSESNSVFPESDASEPRRSKRPNESEDLSINNKKIRTVIIDSDNEADILEDKSVHGIKVEDQSTLLENIGDPSAGCNPSQGSSEKFQCTACDKVAVEVHSHPLLKVIVCKDCKFLMEEKMHVKDPDCSECYCGWCGKNNDLVSCRSCRTLFCTACIKRNIGEEYLYKVPVSGWQCCCCSPSLLQRLTSQLEKAMGSGDIMVSSSDSDSDSSDTNDGVTISSKRKKQKKIRRIIDDAELGEETKRKIAIEKERQERLKSLKVKFSDKSKMMNFASCSGNLPEGASVEVIGDATTGYIVNVAREKGEEAVRIPPSLSSKLKAHQVAGIRFLWENIIQSIRKVKSGDNGLGCILAHTMGLGKTFQVIAFLYTAMRGVDLGLRTALIVTPVNVLHNWRKEFMKWTPSEVKPIRVFMLEDVSRERRVELLAKWRAKGGVFLIGYSAFRNLSLGKNVKERNMAREMCSALQDGPDILVCDEAHIIKNTRAETTQALKLVKCQRRIALTGSPLQNNLMEYYCMVDFVREGFLGSSHEFRNRFQNPIENGQHTNSTVDDVKIMNQRSHILYEQLKGFVQRMDMSVVKKDLPPKTVFVVAVKLSPLQRKLYKRFLDVHGFTNGRASNEKTSKSFFAGYQALAQIWNHPGILQLRKGREYVGNVENFLADDCSSDENVDYNTIVEEKSRNPNDFIQGKNDDGFFQKDWWNDLLLENNYKEVDYSGKMVLLLDILVMSSDVGDKTLVFTQSIPTLDLIELYLSRLPRLGKKGKFWRKGKDWYRLDGRTESSERQRLVERFNDPKNKRVKCTLISTRAGSLGINLYAANRVVIVDGSWNPTYDLQAIYRAWRYGQTKPVFAYRLMAHGTMEEKIYKRQVTKEGLAARVVDRQQVYRTISREEMLHLFEFGDDENSDTLIDIGQEYRQADTRNISSQTANSLKQNASRSHGSCASDKVMESLVGKHRQRWIFDYHEHETLLQENEEEKLTKEEQDMAWEVYKRSLEWEEVQRVSLDDSTFERKPPMSNGASSAPDASSIPVPSMARPASEASNGAPSQSILRSRMVQRKCTNLSHLLTLRSQGTKAGCTTICGECAQEISWEDLKREGKAAR; from the exons GAACAACTTGATGGGACTGGTATTGAGCTGCCAAACCTTTATAAGTGGATTGAGAGCCAGGCTCCAAACAGTTGCTGCACTGAAGCTTGGAAAAGAAGGGCACACTGGGTGGGAACTCAGATGACCAAGGAAACGACTGATACAGTAGCTGATGCTGAGAAATATCTTCAAATCCATAGGCCTGTTAGACG AAAACATGGTAAATTATTGGAGGAGGGTGCAAGTGGATTCCTGCAGAAAAAACTTGCAATGGATGGAAGCGAGGCTATTGCAGAAAATAGAGAAGTAGATTGGGCCTCTATGAAGAAACTATTCTCAACTAGCAGTTCTGAGGATGTTGCTTCATTTGGCAGCAAGCATTGGGCTTCTGTTTACCTTGCCAACACTCCCCAGGAAGCTGCACTTATGGGACTTAAATTTCCTGGAGTCAATGAG GTTGAGGAGATTGAAGACATTGATGGGAATTCCACTGATCCATTTGTTGCAGAGGCCATAGCAAATGAAAAGGAATTAGTTCTTTCAGAGGAACAGAGAAAAAATTACAGAAAG GTCAAAGAGGAAGATGATGCAAAAATTGATCAGAAACTTCAACTTCGTTTGAAACAAAGGAGACGTCTTAAGAGATGTAAACAG GGTGTCAGCTCAGTCGTCCAGGAAATGGGAACAAACATGGCTGAGTCATTGCCTCTGGATGACAATCATCATGAGGTCACATGCCAAGATTTGAAGAAAGACGTGTGTGAAAATTCTGGAGACCTTGATATGGAACAGTTGATGAGTGAGAGCAATTCAGTTTTCCCAGAATCTGATGCCTCTGAACCCAGAAGGTCCAAGCGTCCAAATGAGAGTGAGGACCTAAGCATCAATAATAAGAAGATTCGGACTGTTATCATAGACAGTGACAATGAAGCAGACATTTTGGAGGATAAATCAGTACACGGCATTAAAGTTGAAGACCAATCAACTTTGCTAGAAAACATTGGGGACCCTTCTGCTGGCTGCAATCCTTCACAGGGTTCAAGTGAGAAGTTTCAGTGCACTGCCTGTGATAAAGTTGCTGTTGAAGTGCACTCACATCCACTTTTGAAAGTAATTGTTTGCAAAGATTGTAAATTCTTAATGGAGGAAAAAATGCATGTGAAG GATCCTGACTGTTCTGAGTGTTACTGTGGATGGTGTGGAAAAAACAATGACTTGGTAAGTTGTAGGTCATGCAGAACATTATTCTGCACTGCTTGTATAAAAAGGAACATCGGTGAAGAGTACTTGTATAAGGTTCCAGTTTCTGGTTGGCAATGTTGTTGCTGCTCTCCAAGTCTGCTACAAAGACTTACATCACAGTTAGAGAAAGCCATGGGGTCTGGAGATATAATGGTTTCAAGTTCTGATAGTGATTCAGACTCTTCAGATACAAATGACGGTGTTACAATCAG CTCTAAgagaaagaagcaaaagaagatTAGAAGAATCATTGATGATGCTGAATTAGGAGAAGAGACCAAGAGAAAAATTGCTATTGAAAAG GAACGTCAAGAACGCTTGAAATCCCTGAAAGTCAAGTTTTCTGACAAATCCAAGATGATGAATTTTGCAAGCTGTAGCGGAAACTTACCCGAAGGTGCTAGTGTTGAAGTGATTGGTGATGCCACAACTGGTTATATTGTGAATGTTGCGAGGGAAAAAGGTGAAGAAGCTGTGAGGATTCCTCCAAGCTTATCATCTAAATTGAAAGCTCATCAG GTGGCAGGGATAAGATTTCTATGGGAAAATATTATACAGTCAATTAGAAAAGTGAAGTCTGGGGATAATGGTCTTGGTTGTATTTTAGCGCATACAATGGGCCTTGGTAAAACTTTTCAG GTCATAGCTTTTCTGTACACTGCCATGAGAGGTGTTGATCTGGGTTTAAGAACAGCACTAATTGTGACTCCTGTGAATGTGCTGCATAACTGGCGCAAGGAGTTCATGAAGTGGACACCTTCAGAAGTAAAGCCGATCCGTGTTTTCATGCTGGAGGATGTGTCGAG GGAGAGAAGAGTGGAATTGCTTGCAAAGTGGAGAGCTAAAGGTGGTGTTTTCTTGATAGGCTACTCTGCCTTTAGGAACTTATCTCTCGGAAAGAATGTGAAGGAACGAAATATGGCTAGAGAAATGTGTAGTGCCTTGCAG GATGGACCTGATATACTTGTTTGTGATGAAGCCCACATCATCAAGAACACCAGAGCTGAAACAACCCAGGCACTGAAACTCGTTAAGTGCCAGAGAAGGATAGCATTAACTGGATCACCTCTTCAGAACAATCTAATGGAGTATTATTGT ATGGTTGATTTTGTAAGAGAAGGTTTTCTTGGCAGCAGCCACGAGTTTCGGAACCG CTTCCAAAATCCTATAGAAAATGGACAACATACTAATTCAACGGTTGATGATGTAAAGATAATGAACCAAAGATCTCATATTCTCTATGAACAATTGAAAGGGTTTGTTCAAAGAATGGACATGAGTGTGGTGAAGAAAGACCTGCCACCTAAAACTGTATTTGTAGTGGCTGTAAAGCTCTCGCCATTACAGAGGAAATTGTACAAGAGATTCCTTGATGTGCATGGGTTCACAAATGGTAGGGCTTCAAATGAAAAGACGAGTAAGAGCTTTTTTGCTGGTTACCAGGCACTGGCTCAG ATATGGAACCATCCTGGAATTTTGCAATTGAGGAAAGGGAGAGAATATGTTGGCAATGTTGAAAACTTTCTTGCAGATGACTGCTCTAGTGATGAAAATGTGGACTACAATACAATTGTCGAAG AGAAGTCAAGGAATCCAAATGATTTTATTCAAGGGAAAAACGATGATGGATTCTTTCAAAAG GATTGGTGGAATGATCTTCtacttgaaaataattataaagagGTTGATTACAGCGGCAAAATGGTATTGCTGCTTGACATTTTAGTCATGTCTTCTGATGTGGGTGATAAGACGTTGGTTTTTACCCAGAGCATACCCACTTTAGATCTGATAGAGCTTTATCTTTCAAGATTACCTCGACTTGGAAAAAAGGGAAAGTTttggagaaaaggaaaagactgGTATAG GCTAGATGGAAGAACAGAGAGCTCTGAAAGACAGAGGTTGGTTGAGAGGTTCAATGATCCCAAGAATAAACGGGTCAAGTGTACTTTGATTTCTACCAGGGCTGGTTCTCTTGGGATTAATCTCTATGCTGCTAACCGGGTGGTTATTGTTGATGGCTCTTGGAATCCAACGTATGATCTTCAGGCCATATATCGGGCTTGGAG GTATGGCCAGACTAAGCCAGTGTTTGCTTACAGATTAATGGCACATGGAACCATGGAAGAAAAAATCTATAAGCGTCAG GTAACAAAGGAGGGACTTGCTGCAAGGGTGGTTGATAGACAACAAGTATATAGGACTATCTCCAGAGAAGAAATGTTGCATCTTTTTGAATTTGGTGATGATGAAAACTCAGACACACTAATTGACATTGGCCAAGAGTATAGACAGGCAGATACCAGGAATATTTCTAGCCAAACCGCAAATTCTTTGAAACAGAATGCGTCTCGTTCTCATGGAAGCTGTGCTTCTGATAAGGTGATGGAAAGCTTGGTTGGCAAGCACCGTCAGAG GTGGATTTTCGATTACCATGAACATGAGACTCTTTTGCAAGAGAATGAAGAGGAAAAACTAACAAAGGAGGAGCAAGACATGGCTTGGGAAGTATATAAGAGATCATTAGAATGGGAAGAAGTGCAGCGAGTTTCCCTTGATGATTCCACTTTTGAGCGAAAGCCACCCATGTCAAATGGTGCATCTTCTGCCCCAGATGCAAGCAGCATACCTGTGCCAAGCATGGCCCGTCCTGCATCTGAGGCTTCCAATGGAGCACCTTCCCAGAGCATTTTAAGGAGTCGTATGGTGCAGCGGAAATGTACTAATCTCTCTCATTTGCTGACCCTTAGAAGTCAGGGAACGAAAGCTGGGTGCACTACTATATGTGGGGAATGTGCCCAGGAGATAAGCTGGGAAGATCTGAAACGGGAGGGTAAGGCAGCACGGTAA